From the genome of Pelobates fuscus isolate aPelFus1 chromosome 6, aPelFus1.pri, whole genome shotgun sequence, one region includes:
- the DDX42 gene encoding ATP-dependent RNA helicase DDX42 — MNWNKGGPGGGKRGFGFGGFAIATGKKEEPKLPQTSHSAFVRATSSGFGAGGSSQMPSFYKIGSKRANFDEENAYFDDEEEDSSNVDLPYIPAENSPTRQQLHSKGESDSEEDPLEAFMAEVEDQAARDMRRLEERDKEKKNARGIRDDIEEEDDQEAYFRYMAENPTAGLIPEEEEDNLEYDSDGNPIAPTTKRVIDPLPPIDHTLIEYPPFEKNFYEEHEEITSQTPQQIVELRHKLNLRVSGAAPPRTGSSFAHFGFDEQLMHQIRKSEYTQPTPIQCQGIPVALSGRDMIGIAKTGSGKTAAYIWPMLVHIMDQKELQPGDGPIAVIVCPTRELCQQIHNECKRFGKAYNLRSVAVYGGGSMWEQAKALQEGTEIVVCTPGRLIDHVKKKATNLQRVTYLVFDEADRMFDMGFEYQVRSVASHVRPDRQTLLFSATFRKKIEKLARDILIDPIRVVQGDIGEANEDITQVVEILPAGPDKWAWLTRRLVEFTSTGSVLLFVTKKANAEELAANLKVEDHQLGLLHGDMDQSERNKVITDYKKKNIPILVATDVAARGLDIPSIKTVVNYDVARDIDTHTHRIGRTGRAGEKGVAYTLLTPKDSNFAGDLVRNLEGANQYVSKELMDLAMQNSWFRKSRFKAGKGKKLNIGGGGLGYRERPGLGAETSERATGGNVMSNYEAFKPTGGAMGDRLSAMKAAFQSQYKNHFVAASLSTQKTGTSTINSGAWTSAGSLSSIPNVHPQPLAPPAEASPPPTPRTMPGFTSSGTLSSIPMSYPSIGSSNLLATSGYSAGEGASGSREGSERERSSDSRGRHGDREAHRHGGHRHSSSGRHGESYNGGEGKREGSRESGSGRRDSGEGRRESLRDEGRRESPRDEGRRESPRDEGRRESPRDEGRRESPRDEGRRESPRDEGRRESPRDEGRRESPRDEGRRESPRDEGRRDSPRDDGESKREGKSESFAIPEPPKRKKSRWDS, encoded by the exons ATGAACTGGAATAAAGGTGGACCGGGAGGAGGGAAGCGGGGCTTCGGCTTCGGTGGTTTTGCCATCGCTACCGGTAAAAAGGAGGAGCCAAAGTTACCTCAGACGTCCCACAGCGCTTTCGTTCGGGCAACGTCCTCTGGCTTTGGAGCTGGTGGAAGCTCCCAGATGCCATCTTTCTACAAGATTGGTTCCAAGCGGGCTAACTTCGACGAGGAGAATGC GTACTTTGATGATGAGGAGGAAGACTCCAGTAATGTTGACCTGCCATACATCCCTGCTGAGAATTCCCCCACCAGGCAGCAGCTTCACTCCAAGGGCGAATCGGACAGCGAAGAAGATCCACTCGAGGCCTTTATGGCTGAAGTGGAG gatCAGGCAGCCAGAGATATGAGACGACTCGAGGAGCGAGACAAAGAGAAGAAGAATGCCAG GGGTATTCGAGACGACATTGAGGAAGAAGATGATCAG GAAGCCTATTTCAGATACATGGCCGAGAATCCGACAGCTGGACTTATCCCAGAAGAGGAGGAAGACAATCTTGAATACGATAGTGATGGCAATCCCATTGCTCCTACAACCAAGCGTGTTATTGACCCTCTGCCTCCAATTGACCACACCTTG ATCGAGTATCCTCCTTTTGAGAAGAACTTTTATGAGGAACACGAGGAAATCACCTCCCAGACTCCACAGCAGATCGTGGAACTGCGCCACAAACTGAATCTGAGG GTCTCTGGGGCAGCTCCACCACGTACTGGCAGCAGCTTTGCTCACTTTGGATTTGATGAACAATTGATGCATCAAATTCGGAAGTCAGAGTACACTCAACCAACCCCCATCCAGTGTCAG GGAATTCCAGTGGCATTGAGTGGACGTGACATGATTGGCATTGCAAAAACTGGAAGTGGTAAAACAGCAGCGTATATCTGGCCGATGCTGGTACACATTATGGACCAAAAGGAACTGCAGCCTGGTGATGGACCGATTGCCGTCATTGTATGTCCCACACGTGAGCTGTGTCAACAG ATCCACAACGAATGCAAACGGTTTGGGAAGGCATATAACCTGCGCTCTGTTGCGGTGTATGGCGGTGGCAGCATGTGGGAGCAGGCAAAGGCTCTGCAGGAAGGAACGGAGATTGTAGTCTGCACACCG GGCCGTCTTATTGACCATGTGAAGAAGAAGGCAACAAATCTCCAGCGGGTCACGTACCTGGTGTTTGATGAAGCTGATCGCATGTTTGACATGGGCTTTG AATACCAGGTTCGATCTGTAGCAAGCCATGTACGGCCTGATCGACAGA CTCTCCTATTCAGTGCCACCTTCCGCAAGAAGATTGAGAAGCTGGCCAGAGATATTCTGATAGATCCGATCCGTGTCGTTCAAGGAGATATTGGGGAG GCCAATGAAGACATCACTCAAGTGGTGGAGATATTGCCAGCAGGACCCGATAAGTGGGCTTGGCTTACACGTAGGCTGGTTGAGTTCACCTCTACTGGAAGTGTCCTTCTCTTTGTCACAAAAAAAGCCAATGCAGAGGAACTTGCTGCTAATTTAAAAGTGGAGGACCACCAACTTGGCCTTCTTCATGGAGATATGGACCAGAGCGAGAGGAACAAAGTTATCACGgactacaagaaaaaaaacatccctATACTGGTAGCTACTGACGTAGCAG CCCGTGGTCTGGACATTCCATCTATCAAGACTGTGGTCAACTATGACGTGGCACGGGATATTGACACGCACACTCACCGTATTGGTCGTACAGGAAGAGCGGGTGAGAAAGGTGTTGCCTACACACTTTTAACTCCAAAGGACAGCAATTTTGCTGGTGACTTAGTGAGGAACCTCGAAGGCGCTAACCAGTATGTGTCCAAGGAGCTGATGGATTTGGCCATGCAG AATTCCTGGTTCCGTAAATCTCGCTTCAAAGCTGGAAAGGGGAAGAAATTGAACATTGGTGGAGGTGGCTTGGGTTATCGAGAGAGACCTGGTCTAGGTGCAGAGACTTCG GAACGTGCTACTGGAGGAAATGTGATGAGTAACTATGAAGCATTTAAACCTACTGGGGGAGCAATGGGTGATCGACTGTCTGCTATGAAGGCAGCGTTTCAG TCACAGTACAAGAATCATTTTGTAGCAGCCAGTTTGAGCACTCAGAAAACTGGGACTTCTACAATTAATTCTGGAGCATGGACCAGTGCGGGTAGCTTAAGCTCTATACCGAATGTGCACCCACAGCCTCTAGCACCTCCCGCTGAAGCATCTCCACCGCCCACCCCCAGGACCATGCCAGGATTTACGAGCAGTGGAACCCTCAGTAGCATCCCGATGTCTTACCCCTCCATAGGAAGCTCAAACTTACTTGCAACAAGTGGGTATAGTGCCGGCGAAGGGGCAAGTGGAAGTCGCGAAGGAAGTGAACGGGAGAGGTCTAGTGATAGTAGAGGTCGGCATGGAGACCGGGAGGCACATAGGCATGGTGGACATAGGCACTCCAGCAGTGGGCGGCATGGGGAGAGCTATAATGGAGGAGAGGGGAAAAGAGAAGGCTCTCGGGAAA gtggaagtggcagaagagacAGTGGAGAAGGACGTAGAGAGAGTCTCAGAGATGAAGGACGTAGAGAGAGTCCCAGAGATGAAGGACGTAGAGAGAGTCCCAGAGATGAAGGACGTAGAGAGAGTCCCAGAGATGAAGGACGTAGAGAGAGTCCCAGAGATGAAGGACGTAGAGAGAGTCCCAGAGATGAAGGACGTAGAGAGAGTCCCAGAGATGAAGGACGTAGAGAGAGTCCCAGAGATGAAGGACGTAGAGAGAGTCCCAGAGATGAAGGACGGAGAGACAGTCCCAGAGATGACGGAGAATCGAAAAGAGAGGGAAAGAGTGAAAGCTTTGCAATACCAGAACCTCCCAAGCGCAAGAAGAGTCGATGGGACAGTTAA